In one Pseudomonas marginalis genomic region, the following are encoded:
- the hutH gene encoding histidine ammonia-lyase, with product MSQAAKIIIADTPLRWQDVVAVARHGAVLELSGQAWARIDNAQAIVQRIVTSGERAYGVNTGLGALCNVSLKGEQLSQLSRNTLLSHACGVGPVLSDEQTRAIICAAVINYSHGKSGLHPQVVHSLLALLNHGITPQVPSQGSVGYLTHMAHVGVALLGVGNVSYRGRIVPAQQALDEEGLQPVVLGAKDGLCLVNGTPCMTGLSCLALADAHHLLQWADVIGAMSFEAQRGQIDAFDEEIIALKPHPGMQHVGRNLRALLDGSEVIASSKGIRTQDALSLRSIPQIHGAARDQVEHATRQIETELNSATDNPLVLGTPDHYRVVSQANPHGQSVALAADLLAIALAEIGSVAERRLDRLINPHVSGLPAFLVSNPGVNSGMMIVQYVAASLCGQNRQLAQPAVLDNFVTSGLQEDHLSMGTNAALKLHQVVANVTQILAIEYLLAAQAFEFLKDQRFGAGTDRAWRLLREVVPAYEQDRWLAPDIAAAAKVLKDTALPNLY from the coding sequence ATGTCCCAGGCAGCAAAAATCATCATCGCCGACACCCCCCTGCGCTGGCAGGACGTGGTCGCCGTGGCCCGTCATGGTGCGGTGCTCGAACTCTCGGGCCAGGCCTGGGCGCGTATCGACAATGCCCAGGCCATCGTGCAGCGCATCGTTACCAGCGGCGAACGCGCCTACGGCGTGAACACCGGGTTGGGCGCATTGTGCAACGTGTCGCTTAAAGGCGAGCAACTGAGCCAGCTGTCGCGCAATACCCTGTTGAGTCACGCCTGTGGCGTCGGCCCGGTCCTCAGCGACGAGCAGACCCGCGCGATCATCTGCGCGGCGGTCATCAACTACAGCCACGGCAAATCCGGCCTGCATCCGCAGGTGGTGCATTCGCTGCTGGCGCTGCTCAACCACGGCATCACGCCACAAGTACCGTCCCAGGGCTCGGTGGGTTACCTGACTCATATGGCCCATGTCGGCGTGGCGCTGCTGGGTGTCGGAAATGTGAGCTATCGCGGCCGGATCGTCCCGGCGCAACAGGCCCTGGACGAAGAAGGTTTGCAGCCGGTGGTCCTCGGCGCCAAGGACGGCCTGTGCCTGGTCAACGGCACGCCGTGCATGACCGGCCTGAGCTGCCTGGCCCTGGCCGACGCCCATCATTTGCTGCAATGGGCCGACGTGATCGGTGCCATGAGCTTCGAAGCCCAGCGCGGCCAGATCGACGCCTTCGACGAAGAAATCATCGCCCTCAAGCCGCACCCGGGCATGCAGCATGTCGGCCGCAACCTGCGTGCGTTGCTCGATGGCAGTGAAGTGATTGCGAGCAGCAAAGGCATCCGCACCCAGGACGCCCTGAGCCTGCGCTCGATCCCGCAGATCCACGGCGCGGCGCGCGACCAGGTGGAACACGCCACTCGTCAGATCGAGACCGAACTCAACAGCGCCACCGACAACCCGCTGGTGCTCGGCACGCCGGACCACTACCGCGTGGTGTCCCAGGCCAACCCCCACGGCCAGTCCGTCGCCCTGGCGGCCGACCTGCTGGCGATTGCCCTGGCCGAAATCGGCTCGGTGGCCGAGCGCCGCCTCGACCGCCTGATCAACCCCCACGTCAGCGGCCTGCCGGCGTTCCTGGTGAGCAACCCAGGGGTCAACTCCGGGATGATGATCGTGCAGTACGTCGCCGCCTCGCTGTGCGGACAGAACCGCCAATTGGCGCAACCGGCGGTGCTCGACAACTTCGTCACCTCGGGCCTGCAGGAGGACCACCTGAGCATGGGCACCAACGCCGCGCTCAAGCTGCACCAGGTAGTGGCCAACGTCACCCAGATCCTCGCCATCGAGTACCTGCTGGCGGCCCAGGCCTTCGAATTCCTGAAAGACCAGCGCTTCGGCGCGGGCACCGATCGCGCCTGGCGCCTGTTGCGTGAAGTGGTGCCGGCCTATGAGCAGGACCGTTGGCTGGCGCCGGATATTGCGGCCGCCGCCAAGGTGCTCAAGGACACCGCCTTACCGAATCTGTACTGA
- the hutH gene encoding histidine ammonia-lyase has product MNVTALNLIPGQLSLAQLRAIYQQPVTLSLDDSASAQIEASVACVEQILAENRTAYGINTGFGLLASTRIASEDLENLQRSLVLSHAAGVGEPISDALVRLVMVLKVNSLSRGFSGIRRQVIDALIALINAEVYPHIPLKGSVGASGDLAPLAHMSLVLLGEGKARYKGEWLEATDALKVAGLTPLTLAAKEGLALLNGTQVSTAYALRGLFEGEDLFAGALACGGLTVEAVLGSRSPFDARIHAARGQRGQIDSAAAYRDLLGESSQVSQSHQNCDKVQDPYSLRCQPQVMGACLTQLRQAAEVLVVEANAVSDNPLVFAAEGDVISGGNFHAEPVAMAADNMALAIAEIGSLSERRISLMMDKHMSQLPPFLVGNGGVNSGFMIAQVTAAALASENKALAHPHSVDSIPTSANQEDHVSMAPAAGKRLWEMAENTRGILAVEWLAACQGLDLREGLKTSPKLEKARGILRDKVTFYDKDRFFAPDIIAASELLASRCLNELVPATLLPSL; this is encoded by the coding sequence ATGAATGTGACTGCGCTAAACCTGATTCCAGGCCAACTGAGCCTCGCCCAACTGCGGGCCATCTACCAGCAGCCGGTAACCCTCAGTCTGGATGACAGTGCCTCGGCCCAGATCGAAGCCAGTGTGGCCTGCGTGGAACAGATTCTCGCCGAGAACCGCACCGCCTATGGCATCAACACTGGTTTCGGCCTGCTGGCCTCGACCCGCATCGCCAGCGAAGACCTGGAAAACCTCCAGCGTTCCCTGGTGTTGTCCCACGCCGCCGGCGTCGGTGAGCCGATCAGCGATGCGCTGGTGCGGCTGGTCATGGTGCTCAAGGTCAACAGCCTCAGCCGTGGGTTCTCCGGGATTCGCCGGCAGGTGATCGACGCGCTGATTGCGCTGATCAATGCCGAGGTGTACCCGCATATTCCTCTGAAAGGCTCCGTTGGTGCTTCCGGTGACCTGGCGCCGTTGGCGCACATGTCCCTGGTGCTGCTGGGCGAAGGCAAGGCGCGCTACAAGGGCGAATGGCTGGAAGCCACCGACGCGCTGAAAGTCGCCGGCCTGACGCCGCTGACCCTCGCCGCCAAGGAGGGCCTGGCGCTGCTCAACGGCACCCAGGTGTCCACCGCCTATGCCCTGCGTGGCCTGTTCGAGGGCGAAGACCTGTTCGCCGGCGCCCTGGCGTGCGGCGGCCTTACCGTGGAAGCGGTGCTGGGTTCGCGCTCGCCGTTCGACGCCCGTATTCATGCGGCTCGCGGTCAACGTGGGCAGATCGATTCGGCGGCGGCCTACCGTGACCTGCTCGGTGAGAGCAGCCAGGTGTCGCAGTCGCACCAGAACTGCGACAAGGTGCAGGACCCGTACTCCCTGCGCTGCCAGCCACAAGTCATGGGCGCCTGCCTGACCCAGTTGCGCCAGGCGGCCGAGGTACTGGTGGTCGAAGCCAACGCCGTGTCCGATAACCCGTTGGTATTTGCCGCTGAGGGTGACGTGATCTCCGGTGGCAACTTCCACGCCGAACCGGTGGCCATGGCCGCTGACAACATGGCCCTGGCCATCGCCGAAATCGGCTCCCTGAGCGAGCGTCGCATCTCGCTGATGATGGACAAGCACATGTCGCAACTGCCGCCGTTCCTGGTGGGCAATGGTGGGGTGAACTCCGGTTTCATGATCGCCCAGGTGACCGCCGCCGCCCTTGCCAGTGAGAACAAGGCATTGGCTCATCCCCATAGCGTCGACAGCATCCCGACGTCCGCCAACCAGGAAGACCACGTGTCGATGGCCCCGGCTGCCGGCAAGCGCCTGTGGGAAATGGCCGAGAACACCCGCGGCATCCTCGCCGTGGAATGGCTGGCCGCGTGCCAGGGCCTGGACCTGCGCGAAGGCCTGAAAACCTCGCCGAAGCTGGAAAAAGCCCGTGGCATCCTGCGCGACAAAGTGACGTTCTACGACAAGGACCGCTTCTTCGCCCCGGACATCATCGCCGCCAGCGAACTGCTCGCCAGCCGCTGCCTGAATGAGCTGGTGCCGGCCACGTTGCTGCCGAGCCTGTAA
- a CDS encoding amino acid permease, translating into MHQQEKGLKRGLSARHIRFMALGSAIGTGLFYGSASAIQMAGPAVLLAYLIGGAAVFMVMRALGEMAVHNPVSGSFGQYASTYLGPLAGFILGWTYAFEMIIVCLADVTAFGIYMGFWFPEVARWVWVLGIVFLIGGLNLCNVKVFGEMEFWLSLLKVGAIVAMILGGFGIMLFGIHSAGETQASGLSNLWAHGGFMPNGIGGLIASFAVVMFAFGGIEIIGITAGEAKDPQRVIPKAINAVPLRILLFYVLTLFVLMAIYPWPQIGSQGSPFVQIFSNLGIGSAATLLNIVVISAAVSAINSDIFGAGRMMYGLAQQGQAPKGFARLSRQGVPWMTVVVMGAALLGGVLLNYLIPENVFLLIASIATFATVWVWLMILFTQVAMRRSMTKEQVAELKFPVPFWPYAPAAAIVFMLFVFGVLGYFPDTQAALLVGAVWIVLLVVAYLLWVKPAAGQAAKVHYDPALSHR; encoded by the coding sequence ATGCACCAGCAAGAAAAGGGTTTGAAACGCGGGCTGAGCGCCCGACATATTCGCTTCATGGCCCTCGGTTCCGCGATCGGCACCGGGCTGTTCTACGGGTCCGCCTCGGCCATCCAGATGGCTGGCCCCGCCGTGCTGCTGGCCTACCTGATCGGCGGCGCCGCAGTGTTCATGGTGATGCGCGCCCTCGGTGAAATGGCCGTGCACAACCCGGTCTCCGGCTCCTTCGGCCAATACGCCAGCACCTACCTGGGCCCGTTGGCCGGTTTTATCCTGGGCTGGACCTACGCCTTTGAAATGATCATCGTCTGTCTCGCCGACGTCACCGCCTTCGGCATCTACATGGGCTTCTGGTTTCCCGAGGTCGCACGCTGGGTCTGGGTGCTCGGCATCGTGTTTTTGATCGGCGGCCTGAACCTGTGCAACGTCAAGGTCTTTGGCGAGATGGAGTTCTGGCTGTCGCTGCTCAAGGTCGGCGCCATCGTGGCGATGATCCTCGGCGGTTTCGGCATCATGCTGTTCGGCATCCACTCGGCCGGCGAAACCCAGGCCAGCGGCCTGAGCAACCTGTGGGCCCACGGCGGCTTCATGCCCAACGGCATTGGTGGGCTGATCGCCTCGTTTGCAGTGGTGATGTTCGCGTTTGGCGGCATCGAGATCATCGGCATCACCGCCGGTGAAGCCAAGGATCCGCAGCGCGTGATCCCCAAGGCGATCAACGCCGTGCCGCTGCGCATCCTGTTGTTCTACGTGCTGACGTTGTTTGTCTTGATGGCCATCTACCCATGGCCGCAGATCGGCAGCCAAGGCAGTCCGTTCGTGCAGATCTTCAGCAACCTCGGGATAGGCTCGGCGGCGACCCTCCTCAATATCGTGGTGATTTCGGCGGCCGTGTCGGCTATCAACAGCGACATCTTCGGTGCCGGCCGCATGATGTACGGCCTGGCGCAGCAAGGGCAGGCGCCCAAGGGCTTTGCCCGGTTGTCCAGGCAAGGCGTACCGTGGATGACGGTGGTGGTGATGGGCGCCGCCTTGCTCGGCGGTGTGCTGCTCAACTACCTGATCCCGGAAAACGTGTTCCTGCTGATCGCGTCGATTGCCACCTTCGCCACCGTATGGGTGTGGCTGATGATCCTGTTCACCCAGGTCGCCATGCGCCGCTCGATGACGAAAGAGCAGGTCGCCGAATTGAAATTCCCGGTGCCGTTCTGGCCCTACGCGCCGGCTGCGGCCATCGTGTTCATGCTGTTTGTGTTTGGCGTGCTCGGTTACTTCCCGGACACCCAGGCGGCCTTGCTGGTCGGTGCGGTGTGGATCGTGTTGCTGGTCGTTGCCTATCTGCTGTGGGTCAAGCCCGCCGCCGGGCAAGCGGCCAAGGTCCATTACGACCCGGCCTTGTCTCATCGATAA
- the hutI gene encoding imidazolonepropionase → MKTLWQHCHVATMAQGKYSIIEDAALVTAGSLIEWIGPRSEVPTADYAQVHDLQGAWVTPGLIDCHTHAVFGGNRSGEFEQRLEGVSYADIAAKGGGIASTVRATRAATEDELFASAHKRLRSLLRDGVTTVEIKSGYGLDLANERKMLRVARRLGEALPVSVRATCLAAHALPPEYKDRADDYIEHICNEMLPALAAQGLVDAVDAFCEYLAFSTEQVERVFKVAQQLGLPVKLHAEQLSSLHGSSLAARYHALSADHLEFMTEEDAIAMAAAGTVAVLLPGAFYFLRETQLPPMDALRRHGVKIAIASDLNPGTSPALSVRLMLNMACTLFRMTPEEALAGVTQHAATALGMGDTHGSLEVGKVADFVAWQIDRPADLAYWLGGELDKRVVRHGVDVTL, encoded by the coding sequence ATGAAAACCCTTTGGCAACACTGCCACGTCGCAACCATGGCCCAGGGCAAATACTCGATCATCGAGGATGCCGCCCTGGTCACCGCCGGTTCGCTCATCGAGTGGATCGGTCCGCGCAGCGAAGTACCGACGGCGGATTACGCCCAGGTGCATGACCTGCAAGGCGCGTGGGTCACCCCCGGGCTGATCGACTGCCACACCCACGCGGTGTTTGGCGGCAATCGCAGCGGCGAATTCGAGCAGCGCCTCGAGGGCGTGAGCTATGCCGACATCGCGGCCAAGGGCGGCGGTATTGCCAGCACCGTGCGCGCCACCCGCGCCGCCACGGAGGATGAACTCTTCGCCAGCGCCCATAAGCGCCTGCGCAGCCTGCTGCGCGATGGCGTGACCACGGTGGAGATCAAGTCCGGCTACGGCCTGGACCTGGCCAACGAGCGCAAGATGTTGCGTGTGGCTCGGCGCCTGGGCGAAGCGCTGCCGGTCAGCGTGCGTGCCACGTGCCTGGCGGCCCATGCATTGCCGCCGGAGTACAAGGACCGCGCCGACGATTACATCGAGCACATCTGCAATGAAATGCTGCCGGCCTTGGCGGCGCAGGGGTTGGTGGACGCGGTGGATGCGTTCTGCGAATACCTGGCGTTTTCCACCGAGCAGGTGGAGCGGGTGTTCAAGGTCGCCCAGCAACTCGGCCTGCCGGTGAAACTGCATGCCGAGCAGCTGTCGTCGCTGCACGGCTCCAGCCTGGCGGCGCGTTACCACGCGCTGTCGGCGGATCACCTGGAATTCATGACCGAAGAAGACGCCATCGCCATGGCCGCTGCCGGCACCGTCGCCGTGTTGCTGCCGGGGGCGTTCTACTTCCTGCGCGAAACCCAACTGCCGCCGATGGACGCCCTGCGCAGGCACGGCGTGAAGATCGCCATCGCCAGTGACCTCAACCCCGGCACCTCGCCGGCGTTGTCGGTACGCCTGATGCTGAACATGGCCTGCACCCTGTTCCGTATGACCCCGGAAGAAGCCCTGGCCGGTGTCACACAACATGCGGCCACCGCCCTGGGCATGGGCGACACCCATGGGTCCCTGGAAGTGGGCAAGGTCGCCGACTTTGTCGCCTGGCAGATTGATCGCCCCGCCGACCTCGCCTATTGGCTGGGCGGTGAGCTGGATAAACGCGTCGTGCGCCACGGCGTCGACGTCACCCTATAA
- the hutG gene encoding N-formylglutamate deformylase, with translation MDKVLNFKQGRVPLLISMPHAGLRLTPAVEAGLIPEAQSLPDTDWHIPTLYDFAEALGASTLSAEYSRFVIDLNRPSDDKPLYAGATTGLYPATLFDGVPLFREGLEPSETERASYLQKIWGPYHRALQEELARLKAEFGYALLFDAHSIRSVIPHLFDGKLPDFNLGTFNGAACDPELASQLEAICATHPQYTHVLNGRFKGGHITRHYGNPAQDIHAVQLELCQSTYMEEFEPFRYRPDLAEPTQVVLKQLLEGLLAWGRKRYE, from the coding sequence GTGGATAAGGTTCTGAACTTCAAACAAGGCCGTGTGCCGCTGCTGATCAGCATGCCCCACGCCGGCCTGCGCCTGACGCCTGCGGTGGAAGCCGGGTTGATCCCCGAAGCGCAAAGCCTGCCGGACACCGATTGGCACATCCCCACGCTGTATGACTTCGCCGAAGCGCTGGGTGCCAGCACCCTGTCGGCGGAGTACTCGCGGTTTGTCATTGACCTGAACCGGCCCTCGGACGACAAGCCGCTGTACGCCGGTGCCACCACGGGCCTGTACCCGGCGACCCTGTTCGATGGCGTGCCGTTGTTCCGCGAAGGTCTGGAGCCGAGCGAGACAGAGCGCGCCAGTTACCTGCAAAAGATCTGGGGCCCGTATCACCGCGCGCTGCAAGAGGAACTGGCGCGGCTCAAGGCCGAGTTCGGTTATGCGTTGCTGTTCGATGCGCACTCGATCCGCTCGGTGATCCCGCACCTGTTCGACGGCAAACTGCCGGATTTCAACCTGGGCACCTTCAACGGCGCCGCCTGTGATCCGGAACTGGCCAGCCAGCTCGAGGCCATTTGTGCCACCCATCCTCAGTACACCCATGTATTGAACGGGCGCTTCAAGGGCGGCCATATCACCCGCCATTACGGCAATCCGGCGCAGGATATCCATGCGGTGCAGCTGGAATTGTGCCAGAGCACGTATATGGAAGAGTTCGAGCCGTTCCGCTATCGCCCGGATCTGGCCGAGCCGACGCAGGTGGTGTTGAAGCAGCTACTGGAAGGCTTGCTGGCGTGGGGGCGCAAGCGCTACGAGTGA
- a CDS encoding choline ABC transporter substrate-binding protein, with the protein MKRLFNRYLLTLTGAALLSAQAMAAEPASCKSIRMGVVSWTDVVATSGMADVLLSGLGYDSKQTSAVQQIIFAGIRDKRLDVFLGYWKPAMDNNIAPFLAARQVKVFDKPSLADAQATLAVPQYVADAGLKTFADIARFKDKLGGKIYGIEPGSGANTDIQKMIDTNHFGLGGFKLVASGEAGMLAAVQRAVNRKEFMVFVGWTPHPMNINMKMAYLTGSEDVFGPDEGRATVSTVTAPDFAERCPNANRLLENLTFTAAQESQLMVPIMERQSPQDVARQWLRDHPEDLQRWLAGVTAFDGSDGLASLQAYLKP; encoded by the coding sequence ATGAAAAGACTGTTCAACCGTTACCTGTTGACCCTCACCGGCGCCGCACTCCTCAGTGCCCAAGCCATGGCCGCCGAACCGGCCTCCTGCAAATCCATTCGCATGGGCGTGGTCAGTTGGACCGATGTGGTCGCCACCTCGGGCATGGCCGACGTGCTGCTCAGCGGCCTGGGCTATGACAGCAAGCAGACCAGCGCCGTGCAGCAGATCATCTTTGCCGGTATCCGCGATAAACGCCTGGACGTGTTCCTCGGCTATTGGAAGCCGGCGATGGACAACAACATCGCGCCGTTTCTGGCCGCCAGGCAGGTCAAAGTCTTTGATAAACCCAGCCTCGCCGACGCCCAGGCCACCCTGGCCGTGCCGCAATACGTGGCTGACGCCGGGCTGAAGACCTTTGCCGACATCGCCCGCTTCAAGGACAAGCTGGGCGGCAAGATCTACGGCATCGAGCCCGGCAGCGGCGCCAATACCGATATCCAGAAAATGATCGACACCAACCACTTCGGCCTGGGCGGCTTCAAGCTGGTGGCTTCCGGTGAGGCTGGCATGTTGGCGGCGGTGCAGCGCGCGGTGAACCGCAAGGAGTTCATGGTATTTGTCGGGTGGACCCCGCACCCCATGAACATCAATATGAAAATGGCCTATCTCACTGGCAGCGAAGACGTGTTCGGTCCTGACGAAGGGCGCGCCACGGTCTCCACCGTGACCGCGCCGGACTTCGCCGAACGCTGCCCCAACGCTAACCGATTGCTCGAGAACCTGACCTTCACCGCGGCCCAGGAAAGCCAGCTCATGGTGCCGATCATGGAGCGCCAGTCACCGCAGGACGTGGCCAGGCAATGGCTGCGCGACCACCCCGAGGATTTGCAGCGCTGGTTGGCCGGGGTTACAGCATTTGATGGCAGCGATGGCTTGGCGTCGCTCCAGGCCTACCTCAAACCCTAA
- a CDS encoding alpha/beta hydrolase, whose translation MYPISPQLVAFVEKTESFTSAHSSLASLRQSYERMCQAFTPPKPEGLQLTDFTLAGVDVRSYLPPTPPPADGWPCLLYIHGGGWVVGGLDSHDFICFELANALRVLVIAIDYRLAPEHPFPAAYDDCHAVWQAIQKGQAPHAIDRQRLAVVGDSAGGNLAAALCLGLRDDGQPMPRAQVLIYPGLGGPADLPSRRDCMDAPLLSTADTDYYLALYLRGLAKPSPYAMPLLAEDFSGLPKALIAVAQFDPLRDDGMLYAERLQQAGVPARLYPGKGLVHGCLRAKGQAPEVDRLYGYLLDYLRSELLTQL comes from the coding sequence ATGTACCCGATATCCCCGCAACTTGTCGCGTTCGTTGAAAAAACCGAGTCTTTCACCAGCGCCCACTCTTCCCTGGCGAGCCTGCGCCAAAGTTACGAACGCATGTGCCAGGCATTCACCCCGCCGAAACCGGAAGGCTTGCAGCTCACGGACTTCACCCTGGCCGGCGTGGACGTGCGCAGTTATCTGCCCCCCACACCGCCACCCGCCGACGGCTGGCCATGTCTCCTCTATATACACGGCGGTGGCTGGGTGGTCGGCGGCCTGGATTCCCACGACTTCATCTGCTTCGAGCTGGCCAATGCCCTCCGGGTGCTGGTGATCGCCATCGACTACCGCCTGGCGCCCGAGCACCCATTCCCGGCCGCCTACGACGATTGCCACGCAGTGTGGCAGGCGATCCAGAAAGGGCAGGCGCCACACGCCATCGATCGGCAACGCCTGGCAGTGGTCGGTGACAGTGCGGGCGGCAACCTGGCGGCGGCGTTGTGCCTGGGGTTGCGCGATGATGGCCAGCCTATGCCGCGGGCCCAGGTCCTTATTTACCCCGGACTGGGCGGCCCGGCTGATTTGCCCTCGCGCCGTGACTGCATGGACGCGCCGCTGCTCAGCACTGCCGACACCGACTACTACCTGGCGCTCTACCTGCGTGGTTTGGCTAAACCATCGCCCTATGCTATGCCGCTGCTGGCCGAGGATTTCAGTGGTTTGCCCAAGGCCTTGATCGCAGTAGCCCAATTCGACCCGCTGCGCGACGACGGCATGCTGTACGCCGAGCGCCTGCAACAGGCCGGTGTGCCTGCGCGGTTGTATCCGGGCAAAGGCCTGGTCCACGGCTGTCTGCGCGCAAAGGGCCAGGCCCCGGAGGTGGATCGGCTGTACGGCTACCTGTTGGATTACCTGAGGAGCGAACTACTGACGCAGCTCTAA
- the pip gene encoding prolyl aminopeptidase, with protein MQTWYPQIKPYARHDLAVDDTHTLYVDESGSPEGLPVVFIHGGPGAGCDAQSRCYFDPNLYRIVTFDQRGCGRSTPRASLENNTTWDLVADLERIREHLGIDKWVLFGGSWGSTLALAYAQTHPERVHGLIVRGIFLARPQDIEWFYQAGASRLFPDYWQDYIAPIPADERHDMIAAYHKRLTGNDQIAQMHAAKAWSGWEGRMLGLCPSPQHVERFSEPQRALSIARIECHYFTNNSFLEPNQLIRDMHKIAHLPGVIIHGRYDMICPLDNAWELHQAWPNSELQVIREAGHAASEPGITDALVRATGEMARRLLDLPPEEA; from the coding sequence ATGCAGACTTGGTACCCGCAGATCAAACCCTACGCCCGGCACGATCTGGCCGTCGATGACACCCACACGCTGTACGTCGATGAAAGTGGCTCCCCCGAAGGCTTGCCTGTCGTATTCATCCACGGTGGCCCTGGCGCCGGTTGCGATGCCCAGAGCCGCTGCTATTTCGATCCCAACCTGTACCGCATCGTCACCTTCGACCAGCGTGGCTGCGGCCGTTCCACCCCGCGCGCGAGCCTGGAAAACAACACCACCTGGGACCTGGTCGCCGACCTCGAGCGCATCCGCGAACATCTTGGCATCGACAAATGGGTGCTGTTCGGCGGCTCCTGGGGCTCGACCCTGGCCCTGGCCTACGCGCAAACCCACCCCGAACGTGTGCATGGCCTGATCGTGCGCGGTATTTTCCTCGCCCGCCCCCAGGACATCGAATGGTTCTACCAGGCTGGTGCCAGCCGCCTGTTCCCGGACTACTGGCAGGACTACATCGCGCCGATTCCCGCCGATGAGCGTCACGACATGATCGCGGCCTACCACAAGCGCCTGACCGGCAACGACCAGATCGCCCAGATGCACGCCGCCAAGGCCTGGTCCGGCTGGGAAGGGCGCATGCTCGGCCTGTGCCCGAGCCCGCAGCACGTGGAGCGTTTTTCCGAGCCTCAGCGCGCGCTGTCCATCGCCCGTATCGAGTGCCACTACTTCACCAACAACTCCTTCCTGGAGCCCAACCAGCTGATTCGCGATATGCACAAGATCGCCCATCTGCCTGGCGTCATCATCCATGGCCGCTACGATATGATCTGCCCGCTGGATAACGCCTGGGAGCTGCATCAGGCATGGCCGAACAGCGAACTGCAGGTCATTCGTGAAGCGGGTCATGCGGCGTCCGAGCCCGGGATTACCGATGCATTGGTGCGCGCGACCGGCGAAATGGCACGGCGCCTGCTTGATCTGCCGCCAGAAGAAGCATGA
- the dtd gene encoding D-aminoacyl-tRNA deacylase, giving the protein MKALLQRVRSARVEVADEIVGAIDQGLLVLVAVEPADTPESADKLLHKLLNYRVFSDDEGKMNLSLKDIDGGLLLVSQFTLAADTKSGLRPSFSTAAPPALGAALFDHLLLQAQQLHGKVASGRFGADMQVHLVNDGPVTFLLQT; this is encoded by the coding sequence ATGAAGGCCTTGCTGCAACGGGTGCGTAGCGCCCGGGTCGAAGTGGCGGACGAAATCGTCGGAGCGATTGACCAAGGTTTGCTGGTGCTGGTGGCCGTCGAACCTGCAGATACGCCCGAGAGCGCCGACAAACTGCTGCACAAGCTGCTTAACTACCGGGTGTTCAGCGACGACGAGGGCAAGATGAACCTGTCGTTGAAGGATATCGATGGCGGATTGCTGCTGGTGTCGCAGTTCACCCTGGCGGCGGATACCAAGAGCGGCCTGCGGCCAAGCTTCTCAACCGCTGCACCGCCGGCCCTGGGAGCGGCGCTTTTTGATCACTTGCTGTTACAAGCGCAACAATTGCATGGCAAGGTGGCCTCGGGGCGTTTTGGCGCAGATATGCAGGTGCATCTGGTCAATGATGGCCCTGTGACCTTTCTCTTACAGACATGA